In Zingiber officinale cultivar Zhangliang chromosome 8B, Zo_v1.1, whole genome shotgun sequence, a single genomic region encodes these proteins:
- the LOC122016761 gene encoding uncharacterized protein LOC122016761: MLRSLVRRHVLPPPSQLCRVFFCTGTSDSSAGVAASPDPHFMVEYLVSTCGFSIDDASKVSKSLPFRIQSTENPDVVVGFFRSQGFDGAKLRKIIASRPSLLGCNVETNLAPRFKFLRDMGLSGSDVINAVLLHPVIIRLNFQNTLLPRLKVWESLLGSREILSRNLRRCGWFLSTSIESVVRPNMSFLFDECGIPEERVCLLLRRHPCFIVQKPDSIRALVNRAEGIGIPRGSGMLCLILSVLHRVSNEKFEAHAKLMNSLGLLNSDFFAAIKKNPTFLWLSTELLQRKMEFLVKDVGMAPLDIAKQSRILLLRLEKRLIPRFRVMEILKSEALWKSTYKLHRFFLLSDPNFLQKYVRPYEDKLPKLLEVLVGCMLGHNWLMFLKVEGA; the protein is encoded by the exons ATGCTTCGCTCCCTCGTCCGCCGCCATGTGCTCCCTCCGCCGTCCCAGCTCTGTCGCGTCTTCTTCTGCACCGGCACTTCCGACTCCTCCGCAGGCGTCGCCGCTTCTCCCGATCCCCACTTCATGGTCGAGTATCTCGTGAGTACATGCGGGTTCTCCATTGACGATGCGTCCAAGGTCTCCAAGTCGCTCCCGTTCCGTATTCAGTCCACTGAGAATCCCGACGTTGTTGTTGGTTTCTTCAGATCTCAGGGCTTTGATGGCGCTAAGCTCAGAAAAATAATAGCTTCGAGACCAAGTTTACTCGGCTGCAATGTGGAGACGAACCTCGCTCCAAGGTTTAAATTTTTGCGCGACATGGGGTTATCTGGCTCCGACGTCATCAATGCCGTTCTGCTGCACCCCGTCATTATTCGCCTCAACTTCCAGAACACGTTACTTCCCAGATTGAAGGTTTGGGAAAGTCTATTGGGATCGAGAGAGATCCTCAGCAGGAATCTCCGGAGGTGTGGATGGTTTTTGAGCACCAGCATTGAGAGTGTGGTACGCCCTAACATGAGCTTCTTATTTGATGAATGTGGTATTCCTGAAGAGCGGGTATGTCTTCTCCTTAGAAGGCACCCATGCTTCATCGTGCAGAAGCCAGATTCCATCAGAGCTTTGGTAAATAGAGCTGAAGGGATTGGAATTCCCCGGGGATCCGGGATGCTCTGCTTGATCCTTTCCGTGCTTCACAGGGTCAGCAACGAAAAATTTGAGGCCCATGCCAAGCTCATGAACAGTTTGGGTTTGTTGAACTCGGATTTCTTTGCTgcaatcaagaaaaatccaactTTTTTATGGCTTTCCACAGAGTTATTGCAGAGAAAGATGGAATTTTTAGTCAAGGATGTTGGAATGGCACCTTTAGACATTGCTAAGCAGTCAAGGATTTTATTATTAAGATTGGAAAAGAGGTTAATTCCTcgatttcgtgtgatggagatTTTGAAATCTGAAGCGTTATGGAAGTCAACATACAAGCTACATAGATTTTTCTTATTGTCTGATCCAAATTTTTTGCAGAAGTATGTGCGCCCTTACGAAGATAAATTACCCAAACTGCTTGAAGTCTT aGTTGGATGTATGCTGGGCCACAATTGGTTAATGTTTTTGAAAGTTGAAGGTGCATAA
- the LOC122016762 gene encoding transcription termination factor MTERF15, mitochondrial-like isoform X1 has product MLRSLVRRHALPPSTHIRRVVFSTGTSAASSGTTASPDPHFMVEYLMNTCGFSADDSSKASKLLPRSIQSTENADAVLGFFRSQGLDGANLRRIIAGKPGLLGWDVETKLAPKFNFLRDLGFSESDAVNVVILHPIILSLNVQNTLLPKLKVWESLFGSREILLYNLRRCKRFMSNSIENVVRPNLNFLRDECGIPEERVSLVVRRHPSFIVQNPAALRALVDRADGIGILRESKMFLWILSVLHGVSREKFEAQVKLMNSFGWSNSDFITAIKTFPKFLNISIESLHGKMEFLVNDVGIAPLDIAHHPVPLGLSLEKRLIPRFRVMEILKSEGLWKSTNKLHRFFKLSDPIFLQKYVLPYEDKLPKLRAVL; this is encoded by the coding sequence ATGCTTCGCTCCCTAGTCCGCCGCCATGCGCTCCCTCCGTCGACGCATATCCGTCGTGTCGTCTTCTCCACCGGAACTTCCGCCGCCTCCTCAGGCACCACCGCTTCTCCGGATCCCCACTTCATGGTCGAGTACCTCATGAATACATGCGGGTTCTCCGCCGACGATTCTTCCAAGGCCTCCAAGTTGCTCCCTCGTAGTATTCAGTCCACTGAGAACGCCGACGCCGTTCTTGGATTCTTCAGATCTCAGGGCCTTGATGGTGCTAATCTGAGAAGGATAATAGCTGGGAAACCAGGATTGCTCGGCTGGGATGTGGAGACGAAACTCGCTCCGAAGTTCAATTTTTTGCGCGACTTGGGGTTCTCTGAGTCTGACGCCGTCAATGTCGTTATACTGCACCCCATCATTCTTTCTCTCAACGTCCAGAACACACTTCTCCCCAAATTGAAGGTTTGGGAAAGTCTTTTTGGATCGAGGGAGATCCTCCTCTACAATCTCCGTAGGTGTAAAAGGTTTATGAGCAACAGCATTGAGAATGTGGTACGCCCTAACTTGAACTTCTTACGGGATGAATGTGGCATTCCTGAAGAGCGGGTTTCTCTTGTCGTTAGAAGGCACCCGAGCTTCATCGTGCAGAACCCAGCTGCCCTCCGGGCTCTAGTAGATAGAGCTGACGGGATTGGAATTCTCCGAGAATCTAAGATGTTCCTCTGGATCCTTTCTGTGCTGCACGGGGTCAGCAGGGAAAAATTTGAAGCCCAAGTCAAGCTCATGAACAGTTTTGGTTGGTCGAACTCGGATTTCATTACTGCAATCAAGACATTTCCaaaatttttaaacatttccaTAGAGTCATTGCATGGAAAGATGGAATTTTTGGTCAATGATGTTGGGATTGCACCTTTAGACATTGCTCACCACCCGGTGCCTTTGGGATTAAGTTTGGAAAAGAGGTTGATTCCTcgatttcgtgtgatggagatATTGAAATCTGAAGGGTTATGGAAGTCAACAAACAAGCTACATAGATTTTTCAAATTGTCTGATCCAATTTTTTTGCAGAAGTATGTGCTCCCTTACGAAGATAAATTACCCAAACTGCGTGCAGTCTTGTGA
- the LOC122016762 gene encoding uncharacterized protein LOC122016762 isoform X2, translating into MLRSLVRRHALPPSTHIRRVVFSTGTSAASSGTTASPDPHFMVEYLMNTCGFSADDSSKASKLLPRSIQSTENADAVLGFFRSQGLDGANLRRIIAGKPGLLGWDVETKLAPKFNFLRDLGFSESDAVNVVILHPIILSLNVQNTLLPKLKVWESLFGSREILLYNLRRCKRFMSNSIENVAPELHRAEPSCPPGSSR; encoded by the exons ATGCTTCGCTCCCTAGTCCGCCGCCATGCGCTCCCTCCGTCGACGCATATCCGTCGTGTCGTCTTCTCCACCGGAACTTCCGCCGCCTCCTCAGGCACCACCGCTTCTCCGGATCCCCACTTCATGGTCGAGTACCTCATGAATACATGCGGGTTCTCCGCCGACGATTCTTCCAAGGCCTCCAAGTTGCTCCCTCGTAGTATTCAGTCCACTGAGAACGCCGACGCCGTTCTTGGATTCTTCAGATCTCAGGGCCTTGATGGTGCTAATCTGAGAAGGATAATAGCTGGGAAACCAGGATTGCTCGGCTGGGATGTGGAGACGAAACTCGCTCCGAAGTTCAATTTTTTGCGCGACTTGGGGTTCTCTGAGTCTGACGCCGTCAATGTCGTTATACTGCACCCCATCATTCTTTCTCTCAACGTCCAGAACACACTTCTCCCCAAATTGAAGGTTTGGGAAAGTCTTTTTGGATCGAGGGAGATCCTCCTCTACAATCTCCGTAGGTGTAAAAGGTTTATGAGCAACAGCATTGAGAATGTG GCACCCGAGCTTCATCGTGCAGAACCCAGCTGCCCTCCGGGCTCTAGTAGATAG